One segment of Nostoc flagelliforme CCNUN1 DNA contains the following:
- a CDS encoding Crp/Fnr family transcriptional regulator, which translates to MSENTLKPQVNKLLAALPASDYERLIPHLKLVPLSTRQVLYEPGEPITHVYFPQHAVISIVTSMKDGSTVEVGIVSNEGMVGIPVILGGKTTTTKAFVQVAGAGMQMDADVLRTEFKRGGAIQYLLLRYLRAIYTELTQSCACNRLHTLEERLARWLLTVSDRLESEEFPLTQEFIAQMLGVRRSGVTVAASSLSRAGMIRYQRGQINILNREDLEATSCECYRVIQNEYSRLLGNQPRCDR; encoded by the coding sequence GTGAGCGAAAATACTCTTAAGCCGCAAGTAAATAAGTTACTCGCGGCTTTGCCAGCAAGTGATTATGAGCGCCTTATTCCGCACCTGAAGTTAGTTCCGCTTTCCACTCGGCAAGTCCTTTACGAACCAGGAGAACCCATCACACACGTCTATTTTCCCCAACACGCAGTTATTTCTATAGTCACTAGTATGAAAGATGGATCGACGGTGGAAGTTGGGATAGTGAGTAATGAAGGTATGGTGGGTATCCCAGTAATTTTAGGAGGCAAGACAACAACCACAAAAGCGTTTGTCCAAGTTGCGGGCGCTGGAATGCAAATGGATGCAGATGTTCTGAGAACCGAGTTCAAACGGGGCGGAGCTATTCAATACCTGCTGCTGCGCTATCTACGAGCTATATATACCGAACTTACACAATCATGTGCCTGCAACCGTCTTCATACATTGGAGGAACGGCTGGCTCGTTGGCTTCTGACAGTATCTGACCGTTTGGAATCAGAAGAATTTCCCTTAACCCAAGAATTTATTGCCCAGATGCTGGGTGTACGGCGCTCCGGTGTGACAGTAGCGGCTAGCAGCCTCAGCCGAGCCGGAATGATTCGCTATCAACGTGGTCAAATTAACATCCTGAACCGAGAGGATTTGGAAGCAACTTCCTGTGAGTGTTATCGAGTCATCCAAAACGAATATTCTCGCTTGCTGGGGAATCAGCCAAGGTGCGATCGCTAG
- the nifH gene encoding nitrogenase iron protein, producing the protein MTDEKIRQIAFYGKGGIGKSTTSQNTLAAMAEMGQRILIVGCDPKADSTRLMLHSKAQTSVLQLAAERGAVEDIELEEVMLTGFRDVRCVESGGPEPGVGCAGRGIITAINFLEENGAYKDVDFVSYDVLGDVVCGGFAMPIREGKAQEIYIVTSGEMMAMYAANNIARGVLKYAHTGGVRLGGLICNSRNVDREIDLIETLAKRLNTQMIHYVPRDNIVQHAELRRMTVNEYAPDSNQSNEYRILAKKIIDNDKLAVPTPIEMEELEELLIEFGILESDENTAMLVGKTATQAPVK; encoded by the coding sequence ATGACTGACGAAAAAATTAGACAAATAGCTTTCTATGGTAAAGGCGGTATTGGTAAATCTACCACCTCTCAAAATACCCTAGCAGCTATGGCTGAAATGGGTCAACGCATTTTAATTGTTGGTTGCGATCCTAAAGCTGACTCTACCCGTTTGATGCTACACAGTAAAGCTCAAACAAGCGTTCTTCAATTAGCTGCTGAACGCGGCGCTGTAGAAGATATTGAACTCGAAGAAGTAATGCTGACTGGTTTCCGCGATGTACGTTGCGTGGAGTCTGGTGGCCCTGAGCCTGGTGTGGGTTGCGCTGGTCGTGGTATTATCACCGCTATCAACTTCTTAGAAGAAAACGGTGCTTACAAAGATGTTGATTTTGTAAGTTACGACGTTTTGGGAGACGTTGTGTGCGGTGGTTTCGCAATGCCTATCCGTGAAGGCAAGGCACAAGAAATCTACATCGTTACCTCTGGTGAAATGATGGCGATGTATGCAGCTAACAACATCGCTCGTGGTGTTCTCAAATATGCTCACACTGGCGGTGTGCGTTTGGGTGGTTTGATTTGTAACAGCCGTAACGTTGACCGGGAAATCGATCTTATCGAAACCTTGGCAAAACGTTTGAACACCCAAATGATTCACTACGTACCTCGTGACAACATTGTACAACACGCAGAATTGCGCCGGATGACTGTTAACGAGTATGCACCTGATAGCAATCAAAGTAACGAATATCGCATACTAGCTAAAAAGATCATCGACAACGACAAACTCGCCGTTCCTACCCCCATTGAAATGGAAGAGTTAGAAGAGTTGTTGATTGAATTCGGTATCCTCGAAAGTGACGAAAATACCGCAATGCTAGTTGGCAAGACTGCTACTCAAGCACCTGTAAAGTAG
- a CDS encoding Crp/Fnr family transcriptional regulator: MSLNKNALDQPANHLLATLPASDYERLVPHLKLVLLSSRQILHEAGERIAQVYFPNKAVVSIITTMEDGSTVEAGLVSNEGMVGIPVILGDNITTTTALVQIPDSAMQMDADILRSEFNRGTALQSVLLRYVQGMYTKESEF; this comes from the coding sequence ATGTCATTAAACAAAAATGCCCTTGACCAACCAGCAAATCATTTGCTGGCAACTTTGCCAGCCAGTGATTATGAGCGTCTTGTTCCCCATCTGAAGCTAGTTTTGCTCTCAAGTCGGCAAATACTTCACGAAGCAGGCGAACGCATCGCACAAGTCTATTTTCCCAATAAGGCAGTGGTTTCTATAATCACCACTATGGAAGATGGCTCGACTGTAGAAGCTGGTTTAGTGAGCAATGAAGGCATGGTGGGTATCCCAGTAATTTTAGGAGACAACATCACAACCACAACGGCATTAGTGCAGATTCCAGACAGTGCTATGCAGATGGATGCAGATATACTAAGAAGCGAGTTCAATCGGGGTACAGCCCTTCAGAGCGTGTTACTGCGCTACGTGCAAGGTATGTACACTAAGGAGAGCGAGTTCTAA
- a CDS encoding peptidoglycan-binding protein: protein MEYLAYSEMFIAQEEASRNTKYNSSKSQLDSKKPLKSSDIVTTKQEASGITKAKFNWKKLLKSSAWLALAGVGVLLIAAAQIQMSTAAFVRTNGSCLRIRTGPSTNYSYVDCVPNGATLPAIERYENGFARLSTGRYVFARWVGDRPNNPLVTRPGGVGGSVILTRGSRGQLVRDVQTALGNLRVDGIYGQETVNRVRSFQASKGLLVDGTVGPQTRAALGI, encoded by the coding sequence ATGGAATATCTTGCTTATTCTGAGATGTTTATTGCTCAAGAAGAGGCATCTCGAAACACCAAATATAATTCGTCTAAATCTCAATTAGATAGCAAAAAACCTCTTAAATCTTCTGACATAGTTACTACTAAACAAGAGGCATCTGGAATCACTAAAGCTAAATTTAATTGGAAAAAACTGCTTAAATCTTCAGCTTGGTTAGCTTTAGCTGGTGTTGGTGTATTACTTATTGCTGCTGCCCAAATTCAAATGAGTACGGCTGCATTTGTCAGGACTAACGGCAGTTGTTTGCGTATCCGTACAGGCCCAAGCACTAACTATTCCTATGTGGATTGTGTACCAAATGGCGCAACACTTCCAGCGATCGAAAGGTATGAAAACGGTTTTGCTAGGCTTTCTACGGGTAGATACGTTTTTGCTCGATGGGTTGGTGATAGACCTAACAATCCTCTTGTAACTAGACCTGGTGGTGTTGGCGGTTCAGTTATTCTTACCCGTGGTTCTAGAGGTCAGCTTGTAAGAGACGTTCAAACAGCTTTAGGTAATCTCAGAGTTGATGGAATTTACGGTCAAGAAACTGTTAACAGAGTCCGAAGCTTTCAGGCAAGTAAAGGTCTACTTGTAGATGGTACTGTGGGCCCCCAAACACGAGCAGCTTTAGGTATTTAA
- a CDS encoding LLM class flavin-dependent oxidoreductase, with amino-acid sequence MNNYKDSMQNSLKLGFFIQPVHPPSRSYGDVLCEDREAVVLADRLGYREAFIGEHLVDSAETITSSLAFIANLADACPSITFGTGVLPLANYHPAMVAAQVAMVDHLVQGRLILGVGPGVPGDAEAIGDLGSDRNRKTQEALEHICRIWSEEPPYRIEGKFYRTTTERSLDQNIGVGVAVRPLQDPHPPIAITSNRPGAQGPNAAGARGWSGISATYVGAYVVRAHIKNYLEGRRSAGLCADASGWRVARSVFVADDEATAHRYVHREGGAHDFYFHVMRTKLAKAGALDVMRDFPDQPDSELSTKRCIERLVIAGTPQSVADQILAFRNEVGAFGTLLYTGHDWTDPALARRSMELMANEVWPRLDQAAHGTTPKGQTDGKAFSV; translated from the coding sequence ATGAACAACTATAAAGACTCAATGCAGAACTCCCTGAAGCTCGGATTCTTCATCCAGCCCGTCCACCCGCCGTCCCGCTCCTATGGGGACGTTCTTTGCGAGGATCGCGAAGCGGTCGTGCTCGCCGACCGACTCGGCTACCGCGAGGCCTTCATCGGTGAGCATCTCGTCGACTCGGCCGAGACGATCACCTCGAGCCTCGCTTTCATTGCGAATCTCGCCGATGCGTGCCCGTCGATCACCTTCGGTACCGGCGTGCTTCCACTCGCCAACTACCACCCGGCGATGGTGGCGGCGCAAGTCGCGATGGTGGATCACCTGGTGCAGGGTCGATTGATCCTGGGAGTCGGACCCGGCGTTCCCGGTGACGCAGAAGCCATCGGAGATTTGGGATCGGACCGAAATCGCAAGACCCAAGAGGCGCTCGAGCATATATGCCGGATTTGGAGCGAAGAGCCGCCGTACCGGATCGAAGGCAAGTTCTACCGGACCACCACGGAGCGCTCGCTCGATCAGAACATCGGAGTGGGTGTCGCTGTCCGACCGTTGCAAGATCCCCATCCGCCCATCGCCATCACCTCGAACCGACCGGGCGCTCAGGGACCGAACGCTGCGGGAGCGCGCGGCTGGTCCGGAATCTCGGCAACCTACGTGGGTGCGTATGTCGTCCGGGCCCACATTAAGAACTACCTGGAAGGCCGGCGATCGGCGGGTCTCTGTGCCGATGCTTCCGGGTGGCGCGTGGCACGCAGCGTTTTCGTGGCCGATGACGAGGCCACGGCACATCGCTACGTGCATCGCGAGGGCGGCGCGCACGACTTCTACTTCCACGTCATGAGGACCAAGCTCGCAAAGGCCGGCGCGCTGGACGTCATGCGCGACTTTCCCGACCAGCCGGATTCCGAACTCTCTACGAAGCGGTGCATCGAGCGTCTCGTAATCGCGGGAACCCCCCAGAGCGTCGCGGACCAGATTCTTGCATTCCGCAACGAGGTCGGCGCGTTCGGCACACTGCTCTACACGGGCCACGACTGGACCGATCCAGCGCTCGCCCGGCGCTCTATGGAGCTGATGGCGAACGAGGTCTGGCCCCGGCTCGATCAGGCCGCGCATGGGACTACACCAAAAGGTCAAACTGACGGTAAGGCATTTTCAGTCTGA
- a CDS encoding Crp/Fnr family transcriptional regulator, with protein MSLDKSLFQQRPNKLLAALPASDYERLVPHLKLVPLPVGQILYRAAEPITHAYFPDKAVVSIVTTMEDGSTAEVGIVSNEGMVGIPVILGENTTTTTSFVQIAGAGMQINADILRAEFNRGGAIQILLLRYVQAIYSELAQGAACNRLHTLEERLARWLLTVSDRLESEDFPLTHEFISQMLGVRRSGVTVAASILSRAGMIRYQRGHITILNREDLEATSCECHQVIQKEFARLLGFMPSNRARKFF; from the coding sequence ATGTCATTAGATAAAAGCCTTTTTCAGCAACGACCAAATAAGCTGCTGGCAGCTTTACCAGCCAGTGATTATGAACGTCTTGTCCCCCATTTAAAGCTAGTTCCGCTCCCAGTTGGGCAAATCCTTTACCGAGCAGCCGAACCGATCACACACGCCTATTTTCCTGATAAGGCAGTGGTTTCTATAGTCACGACTATGGAAGATGGCTCAACGGCGGAAGTTGGGATAGTAAGCAATGAAGGCATGGTGGGTATCCCGGTAATTTTAGGAGAAAATACCACAACCACAACATCGTTTGTGCAGATTGCGGGCGCTGGTATGCAGATAAATGCAGATATACTGAGAGCCGAGTTCAATCGGGGCGGAGCTATTCAAATCCTGCTGCTGCGCTATGTACAAGCTATATATTCTGAACTGGCGCAAGGAGCCGCCTGTAACCGTCTCCATACACTGGAAGAACGGCTGGCTCGCTGGCTACTTACAGTCTCTGACCGTCTGGAATCAGAAGATTTTCCACTTACGCACGAATTTATCTCCCAGATGCTAGGTGTACGTCGTTCCGGTGTAACAGTAGCGGCTAGCATTCTGAGCCGAGCCGGAATGATCCGCTACCAACGTGGTCATATTACCATCCTGAACCGAGAGGATCTGGAAGCAACTTCCTGCGAGTGTCATCAAGTCATACAAAAGGAATTTGCTCGGTTACTGGGCTTCATGCCCAGTAACCGAGCCAGAAAATTTTTTTGA
- a CDS encoding NADP(H)-dependent aldo-keto reductase: MKYNQLGKSDLKVSEICLGTMTYGQQNTIEEAHEQLDYSIAQGVNFIDAAEMYPVPTSGETYGLTETYIGEWLKRQQRDQLIIATKIAGPGRGFKWVRGGAKAIDRDNIKQAVDDSLKRLQTDYIDLYQIHWPDRYVPRFGQTVFDPTQVGETVPIAEQLAVFDDVIKAGKIRYIGLSNETPWGVAQFSNAAKQLGLPKVVSIQNAYNLLNRVFDGALAEAVYHEEIGLLAYSPLAFGFLTGKYLNGKPEKARVTLFENFGQRYLKPKVSQAVAAYVEIAKRHQLTPAHLALAFVRSRWFVPSTIIGATTLEQLKENLESVNVVLNKDILEELDIVHAQSPNPAP; this comes from the coding sequence ATGAAGTATAACCAACTTGGCAAGAGTGATTTAAAAGTTTCTGAAATTTGTCTGGGCACTATGACATACGGGCAGCAGAATACTATTGAAGAAGCCCACGAGCAGCTAGATTATTCTATTGCCCAAGGAGTCAACTTTATTGATGCGGCGGAGATGTACCCAGTTCCAACAAGTGGCGAGACTTATGGATTAACTGAAACTTACATTGGAGAATGGTTAAAGCGTCAACAAAGAGATCAACTTATTATAGCTACTAAAATTGCTGGGCCTGGTCGAGGCTTTAAATGGGTACGTGGTGGAGCCAAAGCAATTGACCGTGATAATATCAAGCAAGCTGTAGATGATAGTCTAAAAAGATTACAAACGGATTATATTGATCTGTACCAAATCCATTGGCCAGATCGCTACGTGCCACGGTTTGGGCAAACGGTATTTGATCCGACTCAGGTGGGAGAAACGGTTCCTATAGCTGAACAGCTAGCAGTTTTTGACGACGTAATTAAGGCTGGAAAAATTCGCTATATCGGTTTGAGTAATGAAACACCTTGGGGAGTCGCCCAGTTTAGTAACGCTGCTAAACAGTTAGGATTGCCCAAAGTTGTTTCGATTCAAAATGCTTACAACTTGCTGAATCGAGTATTTGATGGAGCCTTAGCAGAAGCAGTTTATCACGAAGAAATTGGGTTACTAGCTTATAGTCCTTTGGCGTTTGGCTTCTTGACTGGCAAATATCTAAATGGCAAACCAGAGAAAGCAAGAGTCACTTTATTTGAAAATTTTGGTCAGCGCTATCTCAAACCAAAAGTAAGTCAAGCAGTAGCAGCTTATGTGGAAATTGCCAAGCGCCATCAACTCACTCCAGCGCATCTAGCTTTGGCATTTGTGCGGAGTCGTTGGTTTGTGCCTAGCACAATTATTGGTGCAACGACACTCGAACAACTCAAAGAGAATTTAGAAAGTGTAAATGTAGTTCTCAACAAAGACATTTTGGAAGAGTTGGATATAGTTCATGCTCAATCTCCAAACCCAGCACCATAA
- a CDS encoding zinc-dependent alcohol dehydrogenase family protein has protein sequence MKAYEIQSNAGIDALALVDRPEPKPTAGQVLIQVKATSLNYRDLLVAQGAYGSGQKYPLIPLSDGAGEVVAVGEGVTRVKIGDRVAGIFFQDWIYGSLTKEKMKSDLGGGIDGMLAEYVVLHQDGLVILPDHLSYIEGATLPCAAVTAWHGLVTKGNIRAGDSVLLLGTGGVSIFALQFAKIHGARAIITSSSDEKLARAKQLGADETINYKTTPDWEKQVYQLTNRTGVDHVVEVGGAGTLPKSLQAVRIGGRISLIGVLSGRGSEIDPMPILFKSLTVQGIYVGSREMFEAMNQAMQQHKIKPIIDRVFPFTEALEAYHYLKSAAHFGKVVISNTSAPFDFAQGKSLSTSL, from the coding sequence ATGAAAGCTTACGAAATTCAAAGCAACGCCGGGATTGATGCCCTGGCATTAGTTGATCGCCCTGAACCAAAACCAACTGCGGGACAAGTTCTAATTCAAGTCAAAGCAACATCGCTAAATTATCGCGATCTGCTTGTCGCCCAAGGAGCTTATGGTTCTGGACAGAAATATCCCTTAATTCCCCTGTCTGACGGTGCGGGGGAAGTCGTGGCGGTGGGCGAAGGTGTGACACGGGTTAAAATAGGCGATCGCGTCGCTGGTATTTTCTTCCAAGACTGGATTTATGGCTCTTTAACCAAAGAGAAAATGAAATCCGATCTCGGAGGTGGTATCGATGGAATGCTAGCTGAGTATGTCGTATTACACCAAGATGGTTTAGTAATATTACCTGACCACCTATCCTACATTGAAGGGGCAACATTACCCTGTGCAGCAGTCACAGCTTGGCATGGACTGGTGACAAAAGGTAATATTCGCGCAGGTGATAGTGTTTTATTACTCGGTACTGGAGGAGTTTCGATTTTTGCTCTCCAGTTCGCCAAGATACATGGTGCTAGAGCGATTATTACTTCCAGCAGTGATGAAAAATTGGCACGAGCGAAACAGCTTGGTGCTGACGAGACAATCAACTACAAAACAACGCCAGATTGGGAAAAGCAAGTTTACCAATTAACCAATCGCACGGGTGTAGATCATGTAGTTGAGGTAGGCGGTGCAGGCACTTTGCCAAAATCACTGCAAGCAGTCCGTATTGGAGGACGTATTAGCTTGATTGGCGTATTGTCAGGTAGAGGAAGTGAAATTGACCCCATGCCAATACTTTTTAAGAGTTTAACAGTTCAGGGAATTTATGTTGGCAGTCGAGAAATGTTTGAGGCGATGAATCAGGCGATGCAACAACATAAAATCAAACCGATTATTGATCGAGTTTTCCCTTTTACTGAAGCACTAGAAGCTTATCATTACCTCAAAAGTGCGGCTCACTTCGGTAAAGTCGTAATTAGTAATACTTCGGCTCCTTTCGACTTCGCTCAAGGCAAGTCGCTCAGTACAAGTTTGTAA
- a CDS encoding GNAT family N-acetyltransferase translates to MQVETEGHKSHIQQLFWEYFNETKLIFSHQFGINLDVNTFFEQYMTQLHEFIPPSGCLLLGQYEAKIAGCACLRKIGEDIGEIKRMYVRPEFRRKGIARALLETIINEASNIGYSKIRLDSTPFAKEAHALYRVCGFQDIEPYLEKTEIPLEYRANWVFMELVLK, encoded by the coding sequence ATGCAGGTAGAGACTGAGGGACATAAATCTCATATACAGCAACTGTTTTGGGAATATTTTAACGAGACTAAGTTGATATTCAGCCATCAGTTTGGCATCAATTTAGATGTGAATACATTCTTTGAGCAATATATGACTCAACTGCACGAATTTATACCCCCTTCAGGATGCTTGCTTTTGGGACAATACGAGGCAAAAATAGCAGGCTGCGCTTGCTTGCGAAAAATTGGTGAAGATATTGGCGAAATTAAAAGGATGTATGTAAGACCAGAATTTCGCAGAAAAGGAATCGCTAGAGCATTATTAGAAACTATCATCAATGAAGCTTCTAATATTGGTTACTCAAAGATTCGTTTAGACAGCACCCCTTTTGCAAAGGAAGCACATGCACTTTATCGTGTATGTGGCTTTCAGGATATAGAGCCGTATTTAGAAAAAACAGAGATTCCGTTAGAATATCGAGCAAACTGGGTATTTATGGAATTAGTTTTAAAATGA
- a CDS encoding aryl-sulfate sulfotransferase, with translation MTFTATLVDQNTIRRRGTGLRAYNPEKVFKGYTLFTPLTGQGEVYLLNLEGEVVHQWNLPYPPGLYGYLLPNGNLFYNGKTPPEEPLRFALWAAFKSGVVLEADPKGNIIWEYKHPDHHHDGRRLANGNTILLAIEKIPQSLVPRIKGGVPGTEADGDIYADVLYEVTPAGEIVWTWHAHEHLDPDIFTITPQDHRHEWTHGNTVGELADGSIIVSFRNISTVVIIDRKTGEIIWTLGDDVLAQQHFPNELANGNILIFDNGAHRPNIALNFSRVIEVNRQTKEIVWEYTDNPPQNFFSSYISGAQRLSNGNTLITEGAYGRIFEVTVAGEIVWEYINPHFASRNIPGEKSPVTRGEQNTVFRAFRYAPEEVAWL, from the coding sequence ATGACTTTTACAGCAACATTAGTTGACCAAAATACTATTCGTCGTCGGGGTACTGGTTTAAGAGCTTACAATCCCGAAAAAGTATTCAAAGGATACACACTTTTCACACCCCTAACAGGTCAAGGTGAAGTCTACCTCCTGAACCTGGAAGGAGAAGTAGTACACCAGTGGAATCTGCCTTATCCTCCAGGGTTATACGGTTATCTTTTGCCCAATGGCAATCTCTTTTATAACGGTAAGACTCCACCAGAAGAACCACTACGTTTTGCTTTGTGGGCTGCATTCAAAAGTGGCGTTGTTTTAGAAGCAGATCCCAAAGGAAATATTATTTGGGAATACAAGCATCCAGACCACCATCATGATGGACGCAGACTAGCCAATGGCAACACAATTCTACTAGCAATTGAAAAGATACCTCAGTCTTTGGTTCCTCGAATCAAAGGCGGCGTACCAGGTACAGAAGCAGATGGTGATATCTATGCTGATGTGCTTTATGAAGTGACTCCAGCAGGTGAAATTGTTTGGACTTGGCACGCTCACGAACACCTTGATCCAGATATATTTACGATTACTCCGCAAGATCATCGACACGAATGGACTCATGGGAATACTGTCGGAGAACTCGCCGATGGCAGCATTATAGTGAGCTTTCGTAATATCTCTACAGTTGTCATTATCGATCGCAAAACCGGAGAAATCATCTGGACGCTGGGTGATGACGTGCTAGCACAGCAGCACTTCCCAAACGAACTAGCTAACGGTAATATCCTGATTTTCGACAATGGCGCACATCGCCCTAATATTGCTCTCAATTTTTCCCGTGTGATTGAGGTAAACCGTCAAACGAAAGAGATAGTTTGGGAGTACACCGACAACCCGCCCCAAAATTTCTTTAGTTCATACATATCAGGAGCGCAACGTCTGTCTAATGGCAATACCTTGATTACAGAAGGTGCTTACGGCCGGATATTCGAGGTGACAGTTGCAGGAGAGATTGTTTGGGAATACATCAACCCCCACTTTGCATCTCGGAATATTCCAGGTGAAAAATCGCCCGTAACTCGTGGGGAGCAAAATACAGTCTTCCGCGCCTTTCGTTATGCACCCGAAGAAGTGGCCTGGCTTTAG
- a CDS encoding response regulator: protein MSNQSMSFQGLRLLVVDDDPDTRTLLTFLFELDGAEIITAASAGDALETMSFFKPDILISDIYLPDENGCSLLTKVRNLEAKRGRKIPAIALTASAFDEDRNRALLAGYDMYRCKPIDLDELASMVASLTRLEQYA from the coding sequence ATGTCTAATCAGTCGATGTCTTTTCAAGGTCTGCGATTGCTCGTTGTGGATGACGATCCTGATACGAGAACTTTACTTACCTTCCTATTTGAATTAGACGGAGCAGAAATTATTACAGCTGCTTCGGCAGGTGACGCTCTAGAAACAATGTCATTTTTTAAACCAGACATTCTGATTAGTGACATTTATTTACCAGATGAGAACGGCTGCTCACTGCTCACGAAGGTCAGAAATCTGGAAGCAAAGCGAGGGAGAAAGATTCCAGCTATTGCTCTGACGGCATCTGCTTTCGATGAAGACCGTAATCGTGCATTATTAGCAGGTTATGATATGTACCGTTGCAAGCCGATAGATTTAGACGAATTAGCTTCTATGGTTGCGAGTTTAACTAGACTCGAACAATACGCCTGA
- a CDS encoding glutathione S-transferase family protein: MAEIKVYSAVVCPYAHRTRLVLQEKGIDFDLIEIDLQNKPEGFTKVSPYGKVPALTHGDNRVWESAVINEYLDEVFPNPPLLPSNPAARAQARIWIDFANTRFVPAFSTLLRSSDPQKQEEAKQELSKHLEFIENEGLAKLSGEGPYWFGESISLVDFTYFPWFERWAALKQYRGFGIPEEFTRVRQWKHALKERESVKAIAHSKEFYIERYAKFAAPTLAAV, from the coding sequence ATGGCTGAAATCAAAGTATACAGTGCAGTTGTTTGTCCTTATGCTCACCGTACTCGCTTGGTACTGCAAGAGAAGGGCATCGACTTCGATTTGATTGAAATTGATTTGCAGAATAAGCCTGAAGGGTTTACCAAAGTTTCTCCCTATGGGAAAGTGCCTGCACTAACTCATGGTGATAACCGAGTTTGGGAATCAGCAGTAATTAACGAGTATCTTGATGAGGTATTTCCCAATCCACCACTGTTACCCAGCAATCCTGCTGCTAGGGCGCAGGCTCGTATCTGGATCGATTTTGCTAACACCAGGTTTGTTCCTGCTTTTTCTACCCTGCTGCGGAGTTCAGATCCTCAAAAACAAGAAGAAGCTAAACAGGAACTATCCAAACACCTGGAATTCATTGAAAACGAAGGTTTGGCAAAGCTATCTGGGGAAGGCCCTTACTGGTTTGGCGAATCTATTAGTTTGGTGGATTTCACCTATTTCCCTTGGTTTGAGCGCTGGGCTGCATTGAAGCAATATCGTGGTTTTGGGATACCAGAGGAATTTACCCGTGTACGTCAGTGGAAACATGCTTTGAAAGAGCGTGAATCTGTGAAAGCGATCGCTCACTCTAAGGAATTCTACATCGAGCGATATGCTAAATTCGCTGCGCCTACTCTCGCTGCTGTTTAA
- a CDS encoding GNAT family N-acetyltransferase, whose amino-acid sequence MINIRCETLSDYTLIAEVNTLAFGQGNEAKLIEKIRRSDRYIPELSLVAQIENVVVGHILFSYIDLVSEETLQVLGLAPLAVHPKFQRQGIGSALIKAGLEIAEAKKEAIVIVLGHPHFYTRFGFQPSVVYEIESPFPVPEDVFMVKPLQSYQKRYKGKVFYPSTFDGV is encoded by the coding sequence ATGATCAATATCCGTTGTGAAACTCTGTCAGACTACACATTAATAGCTGAGGTGAATACATTAGCCTTTGGGCAAGGAAATGAGGCTAAACTTATAGAGAAAATTCGCCGCTCTGACCGCTATATTCCAGAACTTTCTCTAGTTGCACAGATTGAAAATGTTGTAGTCGGTCATATTTTGTTCAGCTACATTGATTTAGTGAGTGAAGAAACACTACAGGTACTCGGTTTAGCACCTTTAGCAGTTCATCCAAAGTTTCAAAGACAGGGTATTGGTAGCGCACTAATAAAAGCAGGGTTAGAAATAGCAGAGGCAAAGAAAGAAGCCATAGTGATTGTCCTTGGTCATCCCCATTTTTATACTCGCTTTGGCTTTCAGCCTTCTGTTGTTTATGAAATCGAGTCTCCCTTTCCAGTTCCAGAGGATGTCTTCATGGTTAAACCACTGCAAAGTTATCAAAAAAGGTATAAAGGAAAAGTTTTTTATCCATCTACTTTTGATGGAGTGTAA